A single region of the Gemmatimonas sp. UBA7669 genome encodes:
- the mads8 gene encoding methylation-associated defense system ATP-binding protein MAD8 has protein sequence MSQGLRTIQPHDLAAELEAELFPRLADLLCSRGRGHCMRLTDLDRDLMVRLCGRLRAEVPESQVVILGNGNSTTPATLTVTSTKLVELRNPLPDGALRAPLLVFIPNDLRAAAEDSFGIATFEDVPVGDVYTRLRTRLISELPAAIRGAVAESLRRLEGETAWPFAEPLSVVRFLLSAKLNDGDPEAVGAGLFELALIPDFELLSDPTKAPARIARNRDAVRSLTWSARSERGRVLELGLKKGAFQAQLGEFLTDAGVEDPREWTRRIVLDRACWKFAFHRWEFEENTDEQGHVFIGDVVADLPTVGDEPSDAKLQELKADEKILVVGKGGLRKFNVGFRVDPHPSRVEGLAKFVAQVISKETGPVGLVRSKKAWSSSRITATIDLNNLHKVEWEEGWHFVRVLAQTEDGELIPLVDDAGHPLPWAVDDADATVPRPNESDLFYVVTEVDEPPPPPQRAVQNDESLEHARLRLQFSAVVDGRDPTTIAPQSVAWAERRRGQGTGSEMLEVQFGRDGTVHVPVSRALKGLEQSILAAPTGPVAWRIAVRMGQPEKPTVEEARWPATDECRDFLETRTAWFDAVRSGASELVTQAADMRAFRPLAVAYADAYQALIAALLQRAEASESPEGKTALSDLWRILTLDTVTVAVIDHRGRRREAALVAPTHPLRVLWFAAWAETGTQWLETARKGPAEFVVATRDAILKQLAPVGHPPVLATPGGQSVSGRLMTPIDNLSPHWTLYAPAHEPDPRGLLGEVCIALGLPEPAIGGAAIDGEALAARVQRYLVQHPYITTLVINAFNPGRAGVLADMLLGLQSQPVFEDIRYDVRLFVLDADAPGVGEGLAELFSPSSSQAGREADAFATPGGDHLHPKLALGIRGTSDFRANPERFAAHLTFLFDLFPAEEVGATTASVRESAAPVHGLLQDYHVDYQEDDATIAWRRTPRHGVALPLLGCEELTDLLSTLPSMLSNATSAAATGQAGIGMRPVIGLALDATERALLHQVHEVSDWVITLDRNMGIEFFDHGGRRDRPDYLIDHSPDVGASLGHRLTITSRSVAELEAMLMPVLEDYGLPADGRHVVAVLDQLRSLSGRLALKLISAPSQRAEALGLALSRMYLEHQGAFQSQIAVPLDAHLELYRSLKQVADELGNDVSFKRTDLGLFDLNAAERTITCRLVEVKCYTAVGDLAAYAALKDRIAAQVAQSQEVLSTHFDPHRAPTDRADRLIKTRELVALLEFYLDRGVRYGIMDEQAAEEARFLLRSLEEGYRLVFTRSALVFDFEKDGSEVEHEHGIQFHRVGASLIRELIDAAAPTADEKAASIEVLEPEAEVSERSEAELTRRRLRALSIPTLNSAAFLGESRDRSVTWEELITSRGRDQTAVLRPRQPGRGMTEAPAFGSTVVDRVSVAQPALYETKEHKADTPREAVVVAPVCPTDRLVAVGAEPREEEAAHVLPRNEELASGHGEAGDGPSYDVMLGVTGESPQYGILGEVSGRTIALDLNQTHTISLFGVQGGGKSYTLGTVAEMASLQIEGINRLPQPLATVIFHYSPTMDYAPEFTSMVAPNSDEAQVAALRERYGAVPRALEDVLLLVPADKLDERRDEYPGIEVRPLKFAASELQASHWRFLMGAVGNQATYIRQLNRIMKQLRDDLTLLGLQQGIDASRMPDHIKELARGRLELAEEFIDDNTHLGEAIRPGRLVIVDLRDEFMEKDQALGLFVVLLQLFAEVTYEGRKFNKLVVFDEAHKYIESPDLVAGLVEVVREMRHKGTSIMVASQDPPSVPVQLIELSSQIILHRFNSPAWLKHIQKANAALGGLTPEKMAHLRPGEAFVWSSKATDDAFSKGAIKVRCRPRATQHGGATKTAVLPPVPDRLI, from the coding sequence ATGAGCCAGGGACTTCGCACGATACAGCCTCACGACCTGGCGGCCGAGCTCGAAGCCGAGCTCTTCCCCCGACTCGCCGACCTTCTCTGCTCGCGTGGCCGCGGTCACTGCATGCGCCTCACCGATCTCGACCGCGACCTGATGGTGCGGTTGTGCGGACGGCTCCGCGCTGAGGTGCCCGAGTCCCAGGTCGTCATTCTCGGCAACGGGAACAGCACTACACCTGCGACGCTGACGGTCACCTCGACGAAGCTCGTAGAGCTGCGCAATCCCCTCCCGGATGGCGCGCTGCGGGCACCGCTCCTCGTGTTCATCCCGAACGACCTCCGCGCTGCAGCGGAAGACAGCTTCGGGATCGCGACCTTCGAGGACGTCCCGGTGGGTGATGTCTACACCCGCCTCCGCACACGCCTGATCAGCGAGCTTCCGGCGGCGATCCGCGGCGCCGTCGCCGAGAGTCTGCGCAGGCTCGAGGGGGAGACCGCATGGCCCTTCGCCGAGCCGCTGTCCGTCGTGCGCTTCCTGCTCAGCGCGAAGCTGAACGACGGAGACCCCGAGGCCGTGGGGGCCGGCCTGTTCGAGCTCGCGCTCATCCCCGACTTCGAGCTGCTGAGCGACCCGACGAAGGCGCCCGCTCGCATCGCCCGCAATCGCGACGCCGTCCGCTCGCTGACGTGGTCGGCTCGCTCGGAGCGGGGGCGCGTGCTCGAGCTGGGACTGAAGAAGGGTGCGTTCCAGGCGCAGCTGGGGGAGTTTCTGACGGACGCTGGCGTCGAGGACCCGCGCGAGTGGACGCGCCGAATCGTCCTGGACCGGGCCTGTTGGAAGTTCGCCTTCCACCGGTGGGAGTTCGAGGAGAACACCGACGAGCAGGGCCACGTGTTCATAGGGGACGTTGTCGCGGATCTTCCGACAGTTGGCGATGAGCCGTCCGACGCGAAGCTCCAGGAGCTGAAGGCCGACGAGAAGATCCTCGTCGTCGGCAAGGGAGGGCTCCGGAAGTTCAACGTGGGGTTCCGTGTCGATCCCCACCCGTCTCGCGTCGAGGGGCTGGCCAAGTTCGTCGCGCAGGTCATCTCCAAAGAGACCGGCCCGGTTGGGCTCGTGCGCAGCAAGAAGGCATGGAGCTCGTCGCGGATCACGGCGACCATCGACCTCAACAACCTGCACAAGGTCGAATGGGAAGAAGGCTGGCACTTCGTCCGTGTGCTGGCCCAGACCGAGGACGGAGAGCTCATTCCCCTGGTCGACGATGCCGGCCACCCGCTCCCGTGGGCGGTCGACGACGCCGACGCAACGGTTCCGCGGCCGAACGAGAGTGACCTGTTCTACGTGGTGACGGAGGTCGACGAGCCCCCTCCGCCGCCGCAACGAGCGGTGCAGAACGACGAGAGCCTCGAGCACGCACGACTTCGGCTGCAGTTCAGCGCCGTGGTCGACGGCCGCGACCCCACGACGATCGCGCCCCAGAGTGTCGCGTGGGCCGAGCGCCGCCGCGGACAGGGCACGGGCTCCGAGATGCTCGAGGTTCAGTTCGGGCGAGACGGGACGGTGCACGTACCCGTGTCGCGGGCGCTGAAGGGTCTCGAGCAGTCGATCCTCGCCGCGCCGACCGGTCCGGTGGCTTGGCGCATCGCGGTGCGTATGGGACAGCCCGAGAAGCCGACGGTGGAAGAAGCGCGCTGGCCGGCGACGGACGAGTGCCGCGACTTCCTGGAGACCCGCACGGCTTGGTTCGATGCCGTCCGCTCCGGCGCGAGCGAGCTCGTGACGCAGGCCGCCGATATGCGAGCGTTTCGTCCCCTGGCAGTGGCCTATGCTGATGCCTACCAGGCCCTGATCGCCGCGCTCCTACAGCGCGCGGAGGCGAGCGAGAGCCCCGAGGGCAAGACGGCGCTGAGCGACCTCTGGCGCATTCTCACCTTGGACACGGTCACCGTCGCCGTGATCGACCACCGCGGGCGCCGTCGCGAGGCTGCCCTCGTGGCCCCGACGCATCCACTCCGCGTTCTCTGGTTCGCGGCGTGGGCGGAGACCGGAACGCAGTGGCTCGAGACGGCCCGCAAAGGTCCCGCCGAGTTCGTGGTCGCCACGCGCGACGCGATCCTGAAACAGCTCGCTCCGGTGGGCCATCCGCCGGTGCTCGCCACGCCTGGCGGCCAGTCCGTGAGCGGGCGCCTGATGACGCCGATCGACAACCTATCTCCCCACTGGACGCTCTACGCGCCGGCACACGAGCCCGACCCGCGCGGGTTACTCGGGGAGGTTTGTATTGCGCTCGGTCTGCCCGAGCCGGCAATCGGGGGCGCCGCGATCGATGGCGAGGCGCTCGCAGCGCGGGTGCAGCGGTACCTGGTTCAGCACCCCTACATCACCACGCTGGTCATCAACGCGTTCAACCCCGGCCGCGCCGGCGTGCTCGCCGACATGCTGCTCGGCCTTCAGAGCCAGCCGGTGTTCGAGGACATCCGGTACGACGTTCGCCTCTTTGTCCTAGATGCGGATGCGCCCGGTGTGGGCGAAGGACTGGCCGAGCTCTTCTCGCCCTCAAGCAGCCAGGCGGGCCGCGAGGCCGACGCGTTCGCCACGCCCGGCGGCGACCACCTTCATCCGAAGCTCGCTCTCGGGATTCGCGGCACGTCGGACTTCCGTGCCAACCCGGAGCGCTTCGCGGCCCACCTTACGTTCTTGTTCGACCTCTTCCCCGCCGAGGAGGTCGGTGCGACTACCGCCTCTGTGCGTGAGTCGGCGGCGCCGGTGCACGGGCTGTTGCAGGACTATCACGTCGACTACCAGGAGGACGACGCCACCATCGCTTGGCGGCGCACGCCTCGGCACGGCGTCGCCTTGCCGCTCCTCGGCTGCGAGGAGCTGACCGACCTGCTGTCGACCCTGCCTTCGATGCTGTCGAATGCGACCTCGGCAGCGGCCACTGGTCAGGCGGGAATCGGCATGCGTCCGGTCATCGGGCTCGCTCTCGACGCGACCGAGCGCGCCCTGCTGCACCAGGTGCACGAGGTGAGCGACTGGGTAATCACGCTCGACCGCAACATGGGCATCGAGTTCTTCGACCACGGCGGCCGGCGCGATCGACCGGATTACCTGATCGACCATTCGCCTGACGTCGGGGCCTCGCTCGGCCATCGCCTGACGATCACCTCGCGCTCTGTCGCCGAGCTCGAGGCGATGCTCATGCCGGTTCTCGAGGACTACGGCCTCCCGGCCGACGGCCGCCACGTAGTCGCCGTGCTCGACCAGCTGCGCTCCCTCTCGGGGCGGCTCGCGCTGAAGCTCATCTCCGCGCCCTCGCAGCGCGCTGAAGCACTCGGCCTCGCGCTGTCGCGAATGTACCTCGAGCACCAGGGCGCCTTCCAGAGCCAGATCGCAGTGCCGCTCGATGCTCACCTCGAGCTCTACAGGTCGCTGAAGCAGGTCGCTGACGAGCTCGGAAACGACGTGAGCTTCAAGCGAACCGACCTTGGGCTCTTCGACCTCAACGCCGCCGAACGGACCATCACGTGCCGCTTGGTCGAGGTGAAGTGCTACACGGCCGTCGGAGACCTCGCTGCCTACGCCGCTCTGAAGGACCGCATCGCGGCTCAGGTGGCGCAGAGCCAAGAGGTACTGTCTACGCACTTCGATCCGCATCGCGCTCCGACTGACCGAGCAGATCGCCTCATCAAGACCCGCGAGCTCGTCGCCTTGCTCGAGTTCTACCTAGACCGAGGCGTGCGCTATGGGATCATGGATGAGCAAGCGGCCGAGGAGGCGCGCTTTCTCCTCCGCTCACTCGAGGAAGGCTACCGCCTAGTTTTCACTCGAAGCGCGCTCGTCTTCGACTTCGAGAAGGACGGAAGCGAGGTTGAACACGAGCACGGCATTCAGTTCCATCGTGTGGGGGCGAGCCTCATCCGCGAGCTTATCGATGCCGCCGCTCCGACCGCCGACGAGAAGGCCGCGAGCATCGAGGTGCTCGAGCCAGAGGCTGAAGTAAGCGAGCGCAGCGAGGCCGAGCTCACGCGTCGTCGTCTAAGGGCACTGAGCATCCCCACACTGAATTCCGCAGCGTTCCTAGGAGAAAGCCGCGACCGAAGCGTGACGTGGGAGGAGCTTATAACCTCGCGCGGGCGCGATCAGACCGCGGTCTTGCGTCCCCGCCAGCCTGGCCGTGGAATGACGGAAGCGCCCGCATTTGGTTCGACGGTGGTTGACCGCGTGAGTGTGGCTCAACCTGCCCTCTACGAGACCAAGGAGCACAAGGCCGATACGCCGCGTGAGGCGGTCGTCGTGGCCCCGGTGTGCCCTACTGACCGCTTAGTCGCGGTCGGCGCAGAGCCACGCGAGGAAGAGGCGGCGCACGTCTTGCCGAGGAACGAGGAGTTGGCCTCCGGACATGGCGAGGCCGGCGACGGTCCGTCCTACGACGTCATGCTCGGTGTGACCGGCGAGTCGCCGCAGTACGGCATCCTCGGCGAGGTCTCGGGACGCACCATCGCGCTCGATCTTAACCAGACCCACACGATCAGCCTGTTCGGTGTGCAAGGCGGCGGCAAGAGCTACACCTTGGGCACCGTTGCCGAGATGGCATCGCTGCAGATCGAAGGTATCAACCGACTTCCGCAGCCCCTGGCGACAGTCATCTTTCACTACAGTCCGACCATGGACTACGCACCGGAGTTCACCTCGATGGTGGCTCCGAACAGTGACGAGGCACAGGTCGCCGCACTCCGAGAGCGCTATGGAGCGGTGCCACGGGCCCTTGAAGATGTCCTGCTACTCGTGCCAGCCGACAAGCTCGACGAGCGTCGGGATGAGTACCCCGGCATCGAGGTGCGACCGCTCAAGTTCGCCGCATCGGAGCTGCAGGCGAGCCACTGGCGCTTCCTGATGGGCGCAGTAGGAAATCAGGCCACGTATATCCGGCAGCTCAACCGAATCATGAAGCAGCTGCGGGATGACCTCACCCTCCTTGGTCTCCAGCAGGGCATCGACGCGTCGCGTATGCCAGACCACATCAAGGAGCTCGCACGGGGGCGCCTCGAGCTGGCCGAGGAATTCATCGACGATAACACGCACCTAGGCGAAGCAATTCGTCCCGGCCGATTAGTGATCGTCGACCTTCGCGACGAGTTCATGGAGAAGGACCAAGCCCTCGGGCTTTTTGTGGTCCTCCTTCAGCTATTCGCCGAGGTCACATACGAGGGCCGCAAGTTCAACAAGCTCGTCGTGTTCGATGAGGCGCACAAATACATCGAGAGTCCCGATCTCGTCGCCGGACTTGTTGAGGTGGTCCGCGAGATGCGACACAAAGGAACGAGCATCATGGTGGCGAGCCAAGATCCGCCATCCGTGCCTGTCCAGCTGATCGAGCTCTCAAGTCAGATCATCCTCCACAGATTCAACTCGCCCGCCTGGCTCAAGCACATTCAGAAAGCGAACGCGGCGCTCGGGGGGCTCACGCCCGAGAAGATGGCGCACCTGCGCCCAGGGGAGGCCTTTGTCTGGTCGAGCAAGGCGACGGATGATGCGTTCAGCAAGGGCGCAATCAAGGTCCGCTGTCGGCCGCGCGCGACGCAGCATGGTGGGGCGACGAAGACGGCGGTCTTACCGCCGGTTCCAGACCGTCTGATCTAG
- the mads7 gene encoding methylation-associated defense system protein MAD7 codes for MGLSSKDRAFNTKKVSYLDFKQLEMDRVLTALFARLAHNGFPSRLKRRFELSVEAFVDEFLEHPEWFTGFAQHREILERWVETHLMDVVNRGKASQAVAAPRPLHGFTYRFRNPKHSRDYGAAQHLYETLYHARKGAGQAAIEQLNRFFFQGHDKVTGRTDGATVLDVETQALLRLTEQVEDAPDTRSGRDSFTPMCIGAADLLAEDIKRLLFYDRHIPRSVMVDYLKVLLAFHLALYHLRLFKLLPAQVKRRGADSICAPSACPMDPRSADNPHGDCPYRVGVFVDVAGQPEMPAARLAVRSADVQYRRIPSFVKAYFTFKKLDEFGESLVKTGKLHRPKSEELGVADVLQLLEPLHKDERAKFFGARVYALVQDSAGNTETDLDPELKAVLDLKLSEFETYIEMLVALRGKFHRQYITECIDSLLMKNRPGALITQGRTKGAPRRFVLDSRLLEVLLQIAVLRQDTPSGPFYTGELRIEALLTWLRERYGLHIDRLPRGDGFGAPSIEDRAALRENTAAFTARLREVGFYRDLSDAYVSQTVTPRYRIEPPTGGNGGTP; via the coding sequence ATGGGCCTGTCGAGCAAGGACCGCGCGTTCAATACCAAGAAGGTGTCCTACTTGGACTTCAAGCAACTCGAGATGGACCGTGTGCTGACGGCGCTCTTCGCCCGCCTTGCGCATAACGGCTTCCCGAGTCGGCTCAAGCGCCGGTTTGAGCTCTCGGTCGAGGCCTTCGTCGACGAGTTCCTGGAGCACCCGGAGTGGTTCACCGGCTTCGCCCAGCATCGCGAGATCCTCGAGCGCTGGGTGGAGACCCACCTGATGGACGTGGTGAACCGAGGGAAGGCGAGCCAGGCCGTCGCGGCCCCGCGTCCGCTTCACGGGTTCACCTACCGTTTCCGCAACCCGAAGCACTCGCGCGACTACGGTGCGGCGCAGCATCTCTACGAGACGCTCTACCACGCGCGAAAGGGCGCCGGTCAGGCGGCGATCGAGCAGCTCAATCGGTTCTTCTTCCAGGGCCACGACAAGGTCACCGGACGCACCGATGGCGCCACCGTGCTCGATGTCGAGACCCAGGCGCTCCTGCGCCTCACCGAGCAGGTGGAGGACGCACCCGACACTCGCAGCGGGCGCGACAGCTTCACCCCGATGTGCATCGGCGCAGCGGACCTGCTGGCTGAGGACATCAAGCGTCTGCTCTTCTATGATCGGCACATCCCGCGCTCGGTGATGGTCGACTACCTGAAGGTGCTCCTCGCCTTCCACCTCGCGCTCTACCACCTGCGCCTGTTCAAGTTGCTGCCGGCCCAGGTGAAGCGACGAGGCGCCGACTCTATCTGCGCACCGAGCGCCTGCCCGATGGACCCGCGCAGCGCCGACAACCCGCATGGTGACTGCCCCTACCGCGTCGGTGTGTTCGTTGACGTGGCAGGTCAGCCCGAGATGCCAGCGGCTCGGCTCGCCGTGCGCAGCGCCGACGTCCAATACCGACGCATCCCTTCGTTCGTGAAGGCCTACTTCACCTTCAAGAAGCTCGACGAGTTCGGGGAGTCGTTGGTGAAGACCGGCAAGCTGCATCGCCCCAAAAGCGAGGAGCTCGGCGTGGCCGACGTGCTGCAGCTCCTCGAGCCGCTGCACAAGGACGAGCGTGCCAAGTTCTTCGGCGCCCGGGTCTACGCGCTGGTTCAGGACTCGGCCGGCAACACCGAGACGGACCTCGACCCGGAGCTGAAGGCGGTCCTCGATCTCAAGCTGTCGGAGTTCGAGACGTACATCGAGATGCTCGTGGCGCTTCGCGGGAAGTTCCACCGCCAGTACATCACCGAGTGCATCGACTCGCTGCTGATGAAGAACCGTCCGGGCGCCCTCATCACCCAAGGGCGGACGAAGGGCGCTCCGCGGCGCTTCGTGCTCGACAGCCGGCTGCTCGAGGTGCTGCTCCAGATCGCGGTGCTCCGGCAGGACACCCCAAGCGGCCCCTTCTACACGGGCGAGCTGCGCATCGAAGCCCTGCTCACCTGGTTGCGGGAGCGCTACGGCCTGCACATCGACCGCCTGCCGCGAGGAGACGGCTTTGGCGCTCCAAGCATCGAGGACCGGGCCGCGCTGCGCGAGAACACGGCTGCCTTCACTGCGCGTCTGCGAGAGGTGGGCTTCTACCGTGACCTCTCGGACGCGTACGTCTCGCAGACGGTGACGCCGCGCTACCGCATCGAGCCCCCGACAGGCGGCAACGGGGGAACGCCATGA
- a CDS encoding TA system VapC family ribonuclease toxin, protein MRALLDVNVLIALLDAAHVSHHVAMEWFATHGDLGWASCPITQNGCLRIMSSPAYPNARPFPVVAERLAEATRHAAHQFWTDDVSVLDSLYINTSAVLNGRHLTDLYLLALAVRHHGRLVTFDRSIPAAAVFGAEPRHLIVL, encoded by the coding sequence ATGCGCGCGCTACTTGACGTGAACGTGCTGATAGCGCTGCTCGATGCGGCACATGTCTCCCATCACGTAGCAATGGAGTGGTTCGCAACGCACGGTGATCTGGGTTGGGCATCGTGTCCAATCACACAGAACGGCTGCCTGCGTATCATGTCCTCGCCAGCCTACCCGAATGCGCGACCCTTTCCGGTGGTGGCGGAACGGCTGGCGGAAGCTACCAGACACGCGGCGCACCAGTTTTGGACCGATGACGTTTCCGTACTCGATTCGCTTTACATCAACACGAGTGCGGTGCTGAATGGGCGACATCTCACGGATCTGTATCTGCTCGCACTTGCGGTCAGACACCATGGGCGCTTGGTGACCTTCGATCGCTCTATACCTGCTGCGGCCGTTTTTGGCGCTGAGCCTCGACATCTCATCGTGCTTTGA
- a CDS encoding MOSC domain-containing protein: MIGSPPTVQLRSLNVGAFERLTAERPLKSGIRKHSVQGPVLCDAEGLVGDAIGNRTHHGGPDQALYLYSASDYAWWTTELGRECGPGLFGENLTLDAWWPAPRVGDRVQFGEVLLELTAPRIPCNTLATRMGDPQFVRRFARAVRPGAYVRVLRTGVLEAGMTGTVTRGSAEWPSIDALFRLWHETPRDKAGLMAAIGAPIESRMRARFLGWVADRG, from the coding sequence ATGATCGGCTCACCGCCAACTGTCCAGCTGCGTTCCCTGAATGTGGGCGCCTTCGAGCGCCTGACAGCCGAGCGGCCGCTCAAGAGTGGCATTCGCAAGCACTCCGTGCAGGGGCCCGTGCTCTGCGATGCCGAGGGTCTCGTTGGCGACGCGATCGGCAACCGCACACATCATGGCGGCCCGGATCAGGCGCTCTATCTGTACAGCGCTTCCGACTACGCGTGGTGGACCACGGAGCTGGGGCGGGAATGCGGCCCAGGGCTGTTTGGCGAGAACCTCACGCTCGACGCCTGGTGGCCCGCGCCGCGTGTGGGCGACCGCGTGCAGTTCGGCGAGGTGCTGCTGGAGCTCACGGCGCCGCGCATTCCGTGCAACACGCTGGCCACGCGCATGGGCGACCCGCAGTTCGTACGGCGCTTCGCGCGGGCCGTGCGACCGGGCGCCTACGTGCGCGTGCTGCGGACGGGTGTGCTGGAGGCCGGCATGACCGGGACGGTGACACGCGGCAGCGCCGAGTGGCCGAGCATCGATGCGTTGTTCCGGCTGTGGCACGAGACGCCGCGGGACAAGGCGGGGCTCATGGCGGCGATTGGCGCGCCCATCGAGAGCCGGATGCGTGCGCGGTTCCTGGGGTGGGTTGCGGACCGCGGGTGA
- a CDS encoding VF530 family protein, with translation MTESTRKPDPLHGVTLKAMVEHLVERYGWPGLGERITIRCFTHDPSVNSSLKFLRKTPWAREKVESLYLHSVAHPRKSKTSQEAAP, from the coding sequence ATGACCGAATCCACGCGCAAGCCCGACCCGCTGCACGGCGTCACGCTCAAGGCCATGGTGGAGCACCTGGTGGAGCGCTACGGCTGGCCGGGACTTGGTGAGCGCATCACCATCCGCTGCTTCACACACGATCCCAGCGTCAACTCCTCGCTCAAGTTCCTGCGCAAAACACCCTGGGCTCGTGAGAAGGTGGAGTCGCTGTATCTGCACTCGGTGGCGCACCCGCGGAAGAGCAAGACATCACAGGAAGCCGCGCCCTAG
- a CDS encoding GSU2403 family nucleotidyltransferase fold protein — protein MNQTGDAELLVAARRALLDALQALEPHRDALVLVGAQAIYLHTGRAQVALAESTKDSDIAIHTGRLQDDPLLEEAMRGAGFSHHPTSRQPGSWLSPAGIPVDLMVPERLAGKGSRRSGRIPPHNDHATRRTKGLEAAVVDCSPMWIAALEASDDRSFELNVAGPAALLVAKLHKISERRSAPGRLIDKDAHDIYRLLVATNSQAMADSLRALKTNELSGEVTNEAITYLTELFASGPNAVGSIMAGRAETLVGDPEQVSASVSLLAQDVITLV, from the coding sequence ATGAATCAAACTGGAGACGCTGAACTTCTGGTGGCGGCGCGCCGAGCACTGCTCGACGCGTTGCAGGCGCTGGAGCCACATCGCGATGCCTTGGTGCTTGTGGGAGCGCAGGCCATCTATCTGCACACCGGTCGCGCCCAGGTTGCGCTCGCCGAGTCAACCAAAGACTCCGATATCGCCATTCACACCGGTCGCCTTCAGGATGACCCGTTGTTGGAAGAGGCGATGCGCGGAGCAGGTTTCAGCCACCACCCCACGTCACGTCAACCGGGAAGCTGGCTATCACCAGCTGGCATCCCGGTTGACCTGATGGTGCCGGAGCGACTTGCAGGGAAAGGGAGCCGCCGCAGCGGTCGTATACCTCCGCACAACGACCACGCGACTCGCCGCACCAAAGGCCTTGAAGCCGCTGTCGTGGATTGCTCACCCATGTGGATTGCTGCGCTTGAGGCGTCGGATGATCGATCCTTCGAGCTCAACGTGGCCGGACCAGCGGCGTTGTTGGTTGCCAAGCTCCACAAGATCAGTGAACGGCGAAGCGCCCCCGGACGCCTGATCGACAAGGACGCGCACGACATCTACCGCCTGCTGGTCGCCACCAATAGTCAGGCCATGGCTGACAGTCTGCGTGCTCTCAAGACCAACGAACTGAGTGGTGAGGTGACCAACGAGGCAATCACGTATCTCACTGAGCTCTTTGCCTCCGGGCCAAACGCCGTCGGTTCAATCATGGCAGGTCGAGCGGAAACGCTGGTCGGAGATCCGGAGCAGGTGAGCGCCTCTGTTTCACTTCTTGCTCAGGACGTGATCACGCTCGTCTGA